AAGAATTTATTCATACCAGGCCAGAAAGGCATAGTGACGAAGGGCCAGCCCTGGGTCTTTTGTCATAGGGCTTACTGCATGGAGCTGAGTAGAAGTAGTTAGAAGACAGAGAAGACCACACAGTCATAAGCAACAGTCACATTAACAAATTCTTCTgaaagccaggcgtggtggtacaatctaatcccagcactcagaaagcagaggcaggtggatctctgagttcaagggcagcctggtatacatatcaagttccaggacagccagggctacacagagaaaccctgtctgaaaaacaaaacaaaagaaattcttctgaggtgggcatggtagtacacatctttacTACAAGCACTAATGGGGGAGGTAGAGGTTAAGTTATCTTTCTGACTTAGAGACCAGCCTTtggtacatagcaagttctgggccagccagggctacatagaaagaccttgtcccaaacaaacaaacaaacaaacaaacatgcaaacaagcaagcaactcTTGGGCGGGAGTGTAGAGATGGTTCCGTGGTTAGAAGTATGTCCTactgttgcagaggacccaagttcaattctcagcacccatgtcagcaGGTTCATggccacctgtaactacagctccaggtgGATCAAACAACTCTGGCCTCCAATAGCactcactaacacacacacacacacacacacacacacacacacacaattaaaaataagaagaaagagagtGTTCAGTGTTAGTGTGAAGCTCTGGACTAGGCTTCACACTACTGGGCTACTTGTCTAATATGTGCCAGGCTCGCCCTCAATCCTTAGCAATTCTCTCTTCCAGCTCACCCCAAATAAAGAAGAACAGAGATGTACTTTCTTGGGTCTACCCTAAAGccatctcctccccttcctccccctgagcccaggtcctcttgaGGCCTCACTCACAGAGAACAGGAGGACAAGGACAGTCAAGCTCACATACCACGACGAAGCCCATCTTGCCCACAGCCTCCTTATGGTCATTGTCCACCTGGCACACCAGGGCATTGCACAAATGCACAGCAATACGCTGGATCGACTCATCCTGACGGGTCGGGCTGAGGATGCCAAGCAGTAGCTCATTTACCCGGCGGTACTGGAACTCCAGTTCCTCAGGGATGCTGAAGTTGCAGAGGGTCAGACAGCAGTTCCGCTGCACCTGGGCCAGGTTGGGAGACAAGCAGAGCACGTTCAGGGATAGATTTGGGACAGGGCTCCAGATCAGAGGTcacccagagctggggaggctcTGTGGAAGAAGCAGCTAGCAGGTTTTTCAGCTTGTTTGGTTTGGAGGTTTCTGAGATGGAGATGAGGGtctcacatagtccaggctgaGCTCAAGATCACCATGTAGCCAGGGCTAGCTTTCAACTCCCACCCTTGCTGCCTCAGTATACCACCAGGCTCAACTACAGCTTGctgtcttgcttttcattttcactGAAGTAATTctaaaaaaggtttttaaaaaatgacatttttgtaGCATatataactatttaaaaaatCCATGCAACTACTACCTATGCCAAGAAACAGCACTGCCAACACCCAAGTCCCTTCCTGATCATAAGACCCTGTCCTCCCTTCCCAGGGAGCTCAGCACTGCTCCAAGGTCAAGTGTTGTTCCATGCAGCTGAAATGCACTCACTTTCCTTGCGTCTACTATGCTCATGACACTCAGTTTACCCATCGACTCTCCCATTGTGGCCACTGTCCATAATGTCTTACACATGCGCTTATGTCCGTCACATGGCTGCACTAAGGTACACATGGTTGGGGGATTTCTGGGGTTCATTTCCCTGAGAgggtcttatgtagtccaggctggcttcaaacgcAGCTGAAGATGACAtttaactcctgatcctcttgcctccaccaaGCCTGGCTCTCTGGATCAGAAGGTGTAAGTGGACACATATTCATGTTGCTAGACAGCACCTGGTTGTCATCCAGGTGGCTATGCAGCCTGTACTGGCACCAGCAGTGTACAGGCGTCTGGCCACGCCCCTTCTCAGTTGTTCTTTCCCAGCCTGAACATTTATGATGATGTATGTACTACCCTGCTCATCATTTaatctcctctccttccttaataaacatattttgtgtttttaaatttatgtgtatgagtattttgcctgcatgcacatatatgtatatctaccatgttcttatatacacacacatacacacatatatgcactgtGCATTGTGATGGGGAGGTCACAGGtgctggatctggagttacagccaattgtgagctgccaccaAATGGGTGCTAGCAACTAAACCCATGTTCTCTGCATGGGTAATAGTAaaagtgtttgtttgttgatttctagacagggtttctttgtgtatccctgtcctggaacttgctctatagaccaggctagccttgaactcgtaGAGAACTTCACAGAGCCTGCCGTTTGCTGGGACTAATGCACTAACTTGCTTGTaacaagtgcctttaaccactgagccatctacccagtCCTACATTCTTCTTTATTAAATATTGGCATTCacagccaagtggtggtggtgcatgcctttaatcccagcacttgggaagcagaggcaggtggatttatgagttcgaggccaacctggtctacagagtgagttccagtacagccagggctatacagagaaaccctgtctcgaaaaaaacaaaaaaacaaaataaataaataaataaatggcattcACCATGCTTTATCGATTACATTGTTTAGAGGGTATGGCCCCTTAGGCAACATCTTGGTTTCCCCTTTATCataaaacatgcatgcacacacatttttacaatgctgggaactgaggccTGACCTCAtactttgtacatgctaggtaagtactctgtcactgagctacacccctggCCCCAAATATTGTAATTTGAGAAagcttattttgattttttttttcttgtataaaatagGGTTtctcctggctatcctggaactcactctatagatgaagctggtctcaaactcagagagagcaCTCCTGCATTTGCCCTGGCCTTAAAGTTTAAAGGTAACCCTTTACAATGTTTATATGCTACCAATTCTGCAGAAAACTACTGTCCTagctccttttgttgttgttgttgtttgagagcttcccctgtatagccctggctgtcctggaactcactatgtagaccaggctagcctagaactcaagagTCCCGCCTGCCTCTATATCCTGACTGCTAAGActaaaggagtacaccaccactgcccaacaactcctttgctttcttgatttttattttatgtatgtagggttttttttttttccgagacagggtttctctgtatagccctggctgtcctggaactcactctgtagaccaggctggcctcaaactcagaaatccacctgcctctgcctcccaaatgctgggatggttgagccaccatgtggttgctgggatttgaactcaggaccttcagaagagcagtcagtgctcttaaccactgagccatctctccagccccgtatgTAGGTGTTTTGCTAgcacatgtctgtgtaccacatgcatgcagtgcccacagaggccagaagagggtgctgcatccctgggattgtagttacagatggctgtgagatatgccatttgaacctgggtccttttaattgctgaaccatctctccttgccccattttcttgattttcctcttgagacagggtttgacTCTGAAGCCCAGAGCCAAATCCTGCAGCCacaatcctgcctcagtctcctgagactGGGATCACAGGCAAGAGCCAGCATGCCTGATccccattctttttctctttagggTGAGCCACATCTTCAAAGCAGAACTCAGACACACTGATGTGCaccatgcctttagttccagcactgaTGATGTGGCGCTCATTGTTCATCAGTTCTGGAGGtgtggcaggcagagctctgtgagtttgaggccaacctggttcaCTTTCAggagagctacagagtgagaccctgtctgtctcaaaagagaagaaaacaaaacaaaacaaatggcatCCACATTATACAAACCACATGCAGAGTGGGGCAAATGACATGTTTACTAAGTTCTCATGCACAGACAACATTTCAGAATAAGGGGTGTCAGTGGAAGGCTATGTGTGTAGTGGGGTTTTATGTGGTTTTCATGTCTTCGTAACTGTTCTATGGtaaatgttcttttattattttataattaaaaacaggtactaaggactggagagatggctcaacggataagagtactgattgctctctcaaaggtcctgagttcaaatcccagcaacccatagtgagatctgatgccctcttctggcaagtctaaagacagctacagtgtactgtgtataataataaatctttaaaaaaaaaaaaaaacctttaattccagcacttggaaggcagaggcaggcggatttctgagttcgaggccagcctggtctacagagtgagttccaggacagccagggctacacagagaaaccctgtctcgaaaaaccaaaaaaaaaaaaaaaaaaaaaaaaaaaaaaaaaaaaaaaaaggtactagAACCTGCCCCCTCCAACAGTGAtaagagagaggggcagagaaaaTGGCAAACCTGGAGCACAGAGGGTAGAGGTATGGTGGCCATGGACAGAGAACTGTAGTTGAAGCTAGCTTCTGGGGTCCCTGTGTGCTAGGGGCAGGTTTCTGGGAAAGCAACTGTGTGAGAAGAACTGGCAAAGGCCACCTAAGCCTGGGGGACCTGTGTGTCTGGGACCCTGGGGAGCAGGAAGGTGTATTGGGCCAAAGCATGCAGGCCGCAGCAAGCAGGGGCTCACCGTCACCTCCTGGTAGGACTCCATGCCATTCAGCACCACCTGGATGACCTGCCGGCGTAGCTTGACGCTCTGCTCTGAGCGGTACTCAGAGTTGGTCAGGTAGAAGAGGGCAGCACTGCCAGTCACTTGAATGTTCTTGTCATACTTGTGACACTTGAGGGCTGTGATGACCAGCTGTGTGAACACAGGGTGAGGGCTGAGGCTGGGCACTGCCAGAGGCAggcaaggacagcctgggctctgAGTCACCGTGACTTCTCAGGGGAAAGACTGACCTTAGACCTGCTCTCCTGGGGAGATGTGAGGAGAGCAGGAACTAGGGCAGGGCCTGAATAAGCTGGCAGGGAGGCCAGCACTGCCAAAGGGTGGATGTTTGCAAGGCAAGGTTGCCTGTTCCCTTGGGATCAGGGCTGGGTGCtgaaggacagagaaggagagccTGAGGGCCTTGGGTTCTGAGCTGACCTTCAGGGCCCGCAGAAGCTGGTTGCAGCGTTCAATGCGTGCAATGTCAAACAGCAGGTTGATTGCCCTGGAAGTGATCTCGGGCCGATGCTCTGTGTAGGCCTCAATGGCGTTCAGCACCTGTTCTTCATTTTTGTCACCACTTACCTAGTGATGGAACATGTCAGGACAACCCAGGAGAGGCCAGGTAATGGGATCCCAGACTCAGGGCTGTGCGGTACctgcccacttcctcctccccactctgcTTACTTTGTAGGCTGGAATGTGCGTGAGCCGACACAAGGAGGTCTCAAAGAGCCCAAGGAATTGCAGTGGCCTCTTCAGAGCCCGAAAAGGCATGATGCTGCTCTTGGATGGCTCAGTGCTGGGGAAAGAGCATGCCAGAGTTGGCAACCTGATCAGACCTAGCCTGGGCTCCCCCATGGAGTAGGTACTCCACCCATGGAGCAACAATGGCTTCTAATCTCATCCTGTCCCTGCCCAACCCACTGTGGAGCTAAGCCTGGCCTTCAACCCCTGTCCTCCTAccccacctctcaagtgctgggatgcagGCACATGCTTCTGTGCCTGCTTTATGCTGAGCTTTGTACCACCTGAGCTACATTCCCTGCTCTCACTTCTTGATGGAAGGGTGGGAGGGCACAGTGTAGAACACGGCTGGGAAGCTGCGAACACTGCCACCTTTGAAAGGTATCACTTGCAATTCTCCCAGGGACACATTTCAATAATAAGCAAGGATGAGCTCCTCTGCCATACAAAACTAAATACAGCTGAGGGAGGATGGAGGCCAGTAGCAGTGGCTGGGCTGGAATGAGATCTCAGCACCAGTTCACAGAGGCTCAGATGGGCCATGGCACCACCTAGGGGACAGCAGTACCCCTGGCCTGCTGGTCCCCACCATTCCACCATGCCTGATGCAGTTTGTTTCTTAGGCACCCAACCTCTGGCTCCCTGGTCTCGGTGCAGCCTGATCCAGACTGATCCCATGCTGCAGCCTGATCTCTTCAACAAACTCAGAAGGCTTTCAGGCAGCCCTGAGTGGGCACTTCCCCCGCCAATGCCCAGAATGACTTTCCTTTCCTGTCAGCTCACATGGGCCACAGCAGGTAgggcctgtctatctgtctccctcccttccttccctcctgttaatttattgagtgtgtgtgtacatgtactcATGTGGAAATCAGCAGACAGTTTGTAGGGTTTCAGGGACAGAGAGTAGGTCGTCAGATTTGGTGGCAAGTATGTTAACATGCTGAGgcccttgcctttttttttttaatgattatttaacTTTGTGgggtttgggtgttttgcctggaaATATGTTGttctctgtgtgcctggtgcctgcagaggccaaaagaggctgtcaggtctcctggaactagacttacagacaagctgtgagcttccatgtgggtactgagactTAAACCCCGGGGCCTATAGAAGAACAACAAGAATTCTAAACTGTTGAGCCTTCTCGCTAGCACCCCACTCCCTTTTAAagctatgcagccctggctggcctcaaacccagagatgaGCATGCCCCGTCTCTGGTGTACTGTGACTGAAGGTGTGCTTACCAAACTATCCTCACAACCTGCACAGTACTTGGCACAGGGTGCTTGCTCAAGGCTTGGTGATAGGCATGTTCCCAGCAGCAGAGCTAGGTACCTACCTGGTCTGCCCTGAATCCTCATCTGTCTTGGAGATGCTGCAGTTCTCTAGGATCATGTGACCAGAGATGTCCAGTGACATCAGGTTCCCCAACTTCTGCACCAGGAGGCTGAGCACCTTCCGAGTCAGCTTGAACTTATAGTAGCTGGAGAGGCGGTCTCGGGAGATATCCAGGTGGCTGGAGGTCAGGTGGGGGCCACAGGTCAGGATCTTACTCCTTTAGGCCACAGCAGGGAAGGGCCCATGCCTGCCACAGCCTCTCCAGGGAATTCTGGAGAAACCCTGCTGGGACTTGGCCGCCCTATGCCGTCAACTAGCTACAGTGTATGGTCGAAggagtgagttctctccttctatttcTTGCAAGGTTCCCTGCTGTGGCTGATGGACCCAGGACTGACAACACCTTTCTTCtatcctctctctgcttccccctAACCCCCACTCTAACTCCTGCCCTGGTTGCTCACCGCAGCTTGTGCAGCTGGACAATGATACGGATGTGGTCGTCTGAAAGGTCCATGTTGTAGAGTACAAGGGACATCAGACTGTCCTTCCACTGTGTTAGGAAAGTGGCATCGCTTGTCTGGATGCCTGAGAGGTCCAAGGCAGCCAGAGAGTTGAGTGGCCGAAGCAGTGACTCTACAGGGATGCCGTCGATCATGCGGCCCAGGTTGAGGAAGCGTAGGCGGCTGAAGCCCTCAAAGGTGAAGTCCTTGACCAGCACCTGGCAGGTGGGGTTGACTAGGCACTCATCCTCACAGCCGCCTGGGTTGTCCTCCTCATAGAAGATGTTAGCACAGCCGAAGAGGCTCAAGGACACCAGACTATGTCTGAAGCTCCTCAGTGTCTGCAGGCTCTTGGCAGACAGCTTCTCGCAGTTGGTCAGGTATAGCTCCACTAGGTCCTAGAGTAGCAGAGCAGCCTTAGCGCCTCTGCCCACCCTTAGCCACCCCAGGCCTGGCTTCTGGGGCTGGCTGGGGGTCTCACCTGCTTGCGAATGGCTTCCAGGTCCTGGTCCTGCACCAGGTCCTCACGGAGGTGGATCCGAGTGAGTCGAGTGCTGCGGGGGTCTGAGAAGAGGCTGAAGAAAGTCTCATGTGGCTCAAAAGTGCAGGCAGCACTGACCAGCTCCACATACCTTCGAGagaagcaagcctagctcagcaaGTACTTAGGAGCCTGGGCTGCCTTTGGAAGCCATATCACAGGCCTGAGGGCTTATGACATCACCCAGGCAACAGCCACCCCTCTTCACAGAATCTGCTTAGATTCTGACTATCCATATGCCCCAGGGTACAGGAACCTAAAGGTGGTCTTCAGGATGAGCACTAGTGATATAGTGATACAAGGGGCCTCTTACCAACAGCCAGTCCCAAGCGCTTCCTTCTAGCAACCTGCCTAAACACATACCTATAACCCACaaaatgtgttttcctcttcttgGGCATGCCCCATCACACTGGGTGGGCACTGACCTCAGCCACATCACACCATGGTCTAGTCCCTTCTTTAGAAGCCTCTGGTGCCTTATCATCCCCTTCCAGGGCAGGCAAATCAAGTAAAATGGTTTTTCGCTTACAGCCGCCTGTAGGGCAGAGTTTGAGCTGTCAGTGTAACCCTATCTAGCCAAGACATCCATCTGTGCATCAATCCTAGTTTAGGGGCTTAGAGAGATGGTCCAGCTGTTAAAaatacttgttcttgcagagtacTAGTGTTtagtttctagcacctacatggtggctcttttaaaaaatagagggctggagagatggatcattggttaaaagcactggctgctcttccaccagttcaattcccagcgccacatggtggctcacaatcatctataatgggacccgatgccctcttctggtctgtctgaagacagtgtatttatataaataaataaatgaattgtctcaaaagaaaagagctagttgtggggtgggtgggttgcacacacctttaatcctagcacttgggaggcaagggtaggtgaatctctggattggaggccagcctggtctatagaataagtttcaggtcagccaagaAACAGTGCAACCCTCTttgtttaaaaagacaaatacaaaaacataacccaaaacaaaccaaaaaaggaaggaggaggaaaaagaaagatctgGAAGCTCTTGGCACTAGGAAACTCATAGTATCTCAGATGCTCGGCTGCTTGCACCCAGGAACCTTCCACACAGAACTGAACCTCCCTAGACTTTCCGTCTGTGAGATGCACGTGGCTCTGGTGCTAGGCTCATAAAGGCTTCAACCCACATCGAATGCTGAGAACACATCATGAGCTTGTTTCCCTTGGTTCCCATCTGGCTGTGAAACTCTCTGATCCTATGATTTCCTGTTGGGGTAATTGGTAACTAAACGTTCAGGAAGGATATGCACATTGTGCTGTGAACTCCCAGAGCAGTGGGGATCCACCAGAAGGCTGTATAAAGATCATCTGCATGATTCAGTCTCTGACCACAGGTCTACTGTTCTGATCTTGACATGGTACTTAGATCTTGATCTAAGTACGTTTATGTGTACTTAGTTCAGAGGTGCAGGCACAGGTGTGAGCACACACCCAGGGTAGCATATAATGCCCTGATTTACATGCAGGATTTTATACTAATTTATCACACACATGCTGCTTCACACACAAGTTCTGTGCTGCATAATCCTACATGTATACCCATTTCTTCATGTGTGCCGCTTGTGTACACACATCAATGCATATGTAACCATATCTCTGGTAACCACATTCGCACCATTGTCATCCCTCACCACCACAGCCACTCCCCCTTGCCCTGCTCTGAACATACAATCTTGATCTCCAGCTCACACTTCACCCTTCATATTAGGCTCCAACCCTGCCCCAGTCCTGGGGAGACCCTTGCTCACTCATTGACCAGCTGGTCACAGATTTCACTGGGCAAGAAGATGTCTGGATGCAGCCGCAGGGTCTCCTTGTCCAGCAGGTAGCCCAGGGTGCCATCAAGATTCCGGAGACAGAAGTCAGTACAGAGGGCCATCAGGGACTCAGGTGTGTCGGACGCCATGCTGG
The nucleotide sequence above comes from Mastomys coucha isolate ucsf_1 unplaced genomic scaffold, UCSF_Mcou_1 pScaffold15, whole genome shotgun sequence. Encoded proteins:
- the Zer1 gene encoding protein zer-1 homolog isoform X2 — encoded protein: MASDTPESLMALCTDFCLRNLDGTLGYLLDKETLRLHPDIFLPSEICDQLVNEYVELVSAACTFEPHETFFSLFSDPRSTRLTRIHLREDLVQDQDLEAIRKQDLVELYLTNCEKLSAKSLQTLRSFRHSLVSLSLFGCANIFYEEDNPGGCEDECLVNPTCQVLVKDFTFEGFSRLRFLNLGRMIDGIPVESLLRPLNSLAALDLSGIQTSDATFLTQWKDSLMSLVLYNMDLSDDHIRIIVQLHKLRHLDISRDRLSSYYKFKLTRKVLSLLVQKLGNLMSLDISGHMILENCSISKTDEDSGQTSTEPSKSSIMPFRALKRPLQFLGLFETSLCRLTHIPAYKVSGDKNEEQVLNAIEAYTEHRPEITSRAINLLFDIARIERCNQLLRALKLVITALKCHKYDKNIQVTGSAALFYLTNSEYRSEQSVKLRRQVIQVVLNGMESYQEVQRNCCLTLCNFSIPEELEFQYRRVNELLLGILSPTRQDESIQRIAVHLCNALVCQVDNDHKEAVGKMGFVVTMLKLIQKKLLDKTCDQVMEFSWSALWNITDETPDNCEMFLNFNGMKLFLDCLKEFPEKQELHRNMLGLLGNVAEVKELRPQLMTSQFISVFSNLLESKADGIEVSYNACGVLSHIMFDGPEAWGVCEPQRAEVEERMWAAIQSWDINSRRNINYRSEMGRSFEPILRLLPQGISPVSQHWATWALYNLVSVYPDKYCPLLIKEGGMPLLRGLIKMATARQETKEMARKVIEHCSNFREENMDTSR
- the Zer1 gene encoding protein zer-1 homolog isoform X4 yields the protein MASDTPESLMALCTDFCLRNLDGTLGYLLDKETLRLHPDIFLPSEICDQLVNEYVELVSAACTFEPHETFFSLFSDPRSTRLTRIHLREDLVQDQDLEAIRKQDLVELYLTNCEKLSAKSLQTLRSFRHSLVSLSLFGCANIFYEEDNPGGCEDECLVNPTCQVLVKDFTFEGFSRLRFLNLGRMIDGIPVESLLRPLNSLAALDLSGIQTSDATFLTQWKDSLMSLVLYNMDLSDDHIRIIVQLHKLRHLDISRDRLSSYYKFKLTRKVLSLLVQKLGNLMSLDISGHMILENCSISKTDEDSGQTSTEPSKSSIMPFRALKRPLQFLGLFETSLCRLTHIPAYKVSGDKNEEQVLNAIEAYTEHRPEITSRAINLLFDIARIERCNQLLRALKLVITALKCHKYDKNIQVTGSAALFYLTNSEYRSEQSVKLRRQVIQVVLNGMESYQEVTVQRNCCLTLCNFSIPEELEFQYRRVNELLLGILSPTRQDESIQRIAVHLCNALVCQVDNDHKEAVGKMGFVVTMLKLIQKKLLDKTCDQVMEFSWSALWNITDETPDNCEMFLNFNGMKLFLDCLKEFPEKQELHRNMLGLLGNVAEVKELRPQLMTSQFISVFSNLLESKADGIEVSYNACGVLSHIMFDGPEAWGVCEPQRAEVEERMWAAIQSWDINSRRNINYRSEMGRSFEPILRLLPQGISPVSQHWATWALYNLVSVYPDKYCPLLIKEGGMPLLRGLIKMATARQETKEMARKCEVLCV
- the Zer1 gene encoding protein zer-1 homolog isoform X1, which encodes MASDTPESLMALCTDFCLRNLDGTLGYLLDKETLRLHPDIFLPSEICDQLVNEYVELVSAACTFEPHETFFSLFSDPRSTRLTRIHLREDLVQDQDLEAIRKQDLVELYLTNCEKLSAKSLQTLRSFRHSLVSLSLFGCANIFYEEDNPGGCEDECLVNPTCQVLVKDFTFEGFSRLRFLNLGRMIDGIPVESLLRPLNSLAALDLSGIQTSDATFLTQWKDSLMSLVLYNMDLSDDHIRIIVQLHKLRHLDISRDRLSSYYKFKLTRKVLSLLVQKLGNLMSLDISGHMILENCSISKTDEDSGQTSTEPSKSSIMPFRALKRPLQFLGLFETSLCRLTHIPAYKVSGDKNEEQVLNAIEAYTEHRPEITSRAINLLFDIARIERCNQLLRALKLVITALKCHKYDKNIQVTGSAALFYLTNSEYRSEQSVKLRRQVIQVVLNGMESYQEVTVQRNCCLTLCNFSIPEELEFQYRRVNELLLGILSPTRQDESIQRIAVHLCNALVCQVDNDHKEAVGKMGFVVTMLKLIQKKLLDKTCDQVMEFSWSALWNITDETPDNCEMFLNFNGMKLFLDCLKEFPEKQELHRNMLGLLGNVAEVKELRPQLMTSQFISVFSNLLESKADGIEVSYNACGVLSHIMFDGPEAWGVCEPQRAEVEERMWAAIQSWDINSRRNINYRSEMGRSFEPILRLLPQGISPVSQHWATWALYNLVSVYPDKYCPLLIKEGGMPLLRGLIKMATARQETKEMARKVIEHCSNFREENMDTSR
- the Zer1 gene encoding protein zer-1 homolog isoform X3, with product MASDTPESLMALCTDFCLRNLDGTLGYLLDKETLRLHPDIFLPSEICDQLVNEYVELVSAACTFEPHETFFSLFSDPRSTRLTRIHLREDLVQDQDLEAIRKQDLVELYLTNCEKLSAKSLQTLRSFRHSLVSLSLFGCANIFYEEDNPGGCEDECLVNPTCQVLVKDFTFEGFSRLRFLNLGRMIDGIPVESLLRPLNSLAALDLSGIQTSDATFLTQWKDSLMSLVLYNMDLSDDHIRIIVQLHKLRHLDISRDRLSSYYKFKLTRKVLSLLVQKLGNLMSLDISGHMILENCSISKTDEDSGQTSTEPSKSSIMPFRALKRPLQFLGLFETSLCRLTHIPAYKVSGDKNEEQVLNAIEAYTEHRPEITSRAINLLFDIARIERCNQLLRALKLVITALKCHKYDKNIQVTGSAALFYLTNSEYRSEQSVKLRRQVIQVVLNGMESYQEVTVQRNCCLTLCNFSIPEELEFQYRRVNELLLGILSPTRQDESIQRIAVHLCNALVCQVDNDHKEAVGKMGFVVTMLKLIQKKLLDKTCDQVMEFSWSALWNITDETPDNCEMFLNFNGMKLFLDCLKEFPEKQELHRNMLGLLGNVAEVKELRPQLMTSQFISVFSNLLESKADGIEVSYNACGVLSHIMFDGPEAWGVCEPQRAEVEERMWAAIQSWDINSRRNINYRSFEPILRLLPQGISPVSQHWATWALYNLVSVYPDKYCPLLIKEGGMPLLRGLIKMATARQETKEMARKVIEHCSNFREENMDTSR